The following coding sequences are from one Flavobacteriales bacterium window:
- the gatC gene encoding Asp-tRNA(Asn)/Glu-tRNA(Gln) amidotransferase subunit GatC: protein MASKEDHKISKEEILHLAHLARLDLDEKAVDKMMQDMDKILAFVDKLNELDVEGVEPLKYMNNDTNVLRKDEVRPTISQTDALKNAPQKDTDYIKVPKVLKRSS from the coding sequence ATGGCATCGAAGGAAGATCACAAAATCAGTAAGGAGGAAATTCTTCACTTGGCCCACTTGGCCCGGCTCGATCTCGACGAAAAGGCCGTTGACAAGATGATGCAGGATATGGATAAGATCCTCGCGTTCGTGGACAAATTAAACGAGCTCGATGTCGAAGGCGTTGAACCTTTGAAGTACATGAACAACGACACCAACGTCCTGCGCAAAGACGAGGTTCGCCCTACCATCTCACAAACCGATGCCCTGAAGAACGCCCCTCAAAAGGACACCGATTACATCAAGGTGCCGAAGGTGCTGAAACGAAGTTCTTAG